A stretch of Oncorhynchus mykiss isolate Arlee chromosome 14, USDA_OmykA_1.1, whole genome shotgun sequence DNA encodes these proteins:
- the tex11 gene encoding testis-expressed protein 11, which yields MASKTGRTWLDCKKPQLADNFLSLAVKSLETLYSRLTSRGHGGADINTSKGDVEKDLLRVLSYQAESALAQENHQEAVACMQRCKDMLLRLPKETGYLSLMCYNFGVDSYNMKKYEESSFWLSQSYDIGKMNIKYSPGAEVQAKVLRLLATVYLKWDCQQFQEKALNAVNLANKESVHPSGLYLKIRILLRCGAQDDHVRAGVTELLESEVPLEVCLSTVKLLMAEDRETLAFDYLKRVCQHFESSPELGSALVLHIELLLQRGKELLGKQKIEDIITGHYTGKQLSPQTLTCLHLLLWDKASKNFETKNFSEALQWYNYSLSFYKAGQMEPNLAKLQRNRASCLLQLEQLDKAKEAIKEAERCDPNSIFTQFSVYKIAVLENNVEKAAEAVKAIAVLAQGPLTSEDRLLVAENAASNLLSFAAQIALENEQQDTAMKALESLCEHSKDEAQVLTALRCLVRLVLSTIEKASGEIGHANLDILLSYLKMALQKVSQLSPGPSMAVEQRTEDANWFRKIAWNSALQCESSPDRMRDFFLFSYQLSQFCPPDRAVLMGQKTCLLMAAAASLELCRKSPNSDQTEQLTQALEHIQICWEVWKTLKASGDNSKDPTNILLLLYEFEARAKLNDPKVETVLESVLELDNVEIKVLETMAALAMEPPAHFPLLCKKALRIALSLHRKQPQADLTRCSQCVHSLIQLSLPSGVSDVEARVLEEVWGYYEEALSIITAAPEDFPEMEILWLLTRAWNTGILLYSLAQYPEAERWCGLGMSFLRHLGSLQESYQTQMSGLYSEVLDRLDKAKKNLIMEE from the exons AGCTTGGAGACACTGTACAGCCGACTAACATCCCGAGGCCATGGAGGGGCAGACATCAACACATCGAAAGGAGATGTGGAGAAGGACCTGCTTCGAGTTCTGTCTTACCAAGCTGAGTCG GCACTTGCTCAAGAGAATCACCAAGAGGCTGTGGCCTGCATGCAGCGCTGTAAAGACATGCTACTGCGGCTCCCCAAAGAG ACAGGCTATCTCTCTCTCATGTGCTATAACTTCGGAGTGGATTCCTACAATATGAAAAAGTATGAGGAGAGTTCATTCTGGTTGAG CCAGAGTTATGACATAGGGAAGATGAATATAAAATACTCCCCTGGCGCTGAAGTGCAA GCCAAGGTCCTGAGGCTCCTTGCCACTGTCTATCTAAAGTGGGACTGTCAGCAGTTTCAGGAGAAGGCACTCAATGCTGTGAACTTAGCCAATAAG GAAAGTGTGCATCCCTCTGGGCTCTACCTGAAGATCAGAATTCTACTGAGATGTGGGGCTCAGGATGACCACGTAAGAGCTG GAGTGACAGAGCTGCTGGAGTCAGAGGTTCCTCTGGAAGTGTGTCTAAGCACAGTGAAACTACTCATGGCTGAAGACAG AGAGACATTGGCCTTTGACTACCTGAAGAGGGTGTGCCAGCACTTTGAGTCGTCCCCTGAACTGGGCAGTGCCCTGGTCCTGCACATTGAGCTGCTGCTGCAGAGAGGCAAGGAGCTTCTGGGAAAACAGAAAATAGAGGACATCATCACAG GCCACTACACTGGTAAACAGCTGTCTCCTCAGACTCTCACCTGTTTACATCTCCTGCTCTGGGACAAAGCCTCCAAGAACTTTGAG ACTAAGAACTTCTCAGAGGCTCTGCAGTGGTATAACTACTCCTTGAGTTTCTACAAGGCTGGCCAGATGGAGCCCAACCTGGCCAAGCTTCAGAGGAACAGAGCTTCCTGCTTACTGCAACTAGAGCAGCTGGACAAG gccaaAGAAGCAATAAAGGAGGCAGAGAGATGTGATCCAAACAGCATCTTCACTCAGTTCAGTGTTTACAAGATTGCTGTCCTGGAGAACAATGTGGAGAAAG CTGCAGAGGCAGTGAAGGCCATCGCGGTTCTGGCCCAAGGTCCTTTGACCAGTGAGGACAGACTGCTAGTGGCTGAGAATGCTGCCTCCAACCTCCTCAGTTTTGCTGCTCAGATCGCTCTGGAG AATGAGCAACAAGACACAGCCATGAAGGCTCTGGAGAGTTTGTGTGAACACTCAAAAGATGAAGCTCAGGTTCTCACtgctctcag GTGTTTGGTTCGACTAGTGCTCTCAACAATAGAAAAGGCCAGTGGGGAGATAGG ACATGCGAATCTGGATATTCTGCTGTCATATCTAAAAATGG CACTGCAGAAAGTGTCACAGCTCAGCCCAGGGCCTAGCATGGCTGTAGAGCAGCGCACAGAGGACGCCAACTGGTTCAGGAAGATTG CTTGGAACTCTGCGCTGCAGTGTGAGAGCAGCCCTGACAGGATGAGGGATTTCTTTCTGTTCTCTTACCAG CTGTCCCAGTTCTGCCCCCCGGACCGGGCCGTGTTGATGGGCCAGAAGACGTGCCTGCTGAtggctgctgctgcctctctggAGCTCTGCAGGAAGTCTCCAAACTCTGACCAG ACAGAGCAGTTGACACAAGCCCTGGAGCACATTCAGATCTGCTGGGAGGTCTGGAAGACTCTTAAAGCATCAG GGGACAACTCCAAGGACCCAACCAACATTTTGCTGCTGCTGTATGAGTTTGAGGCTCGTGCCAAGCTCAACGACCCCAAGGTGGAGACAGTGCTGGAGTCAGTGCTGGAGCTGGATAATGTTGAGATCAAGGTGTTGGAGACCATGGCAG CCTTGGCCATGGAGCCTCCTGCCCACTTCCCTCTGCTGTGTAAGAAGGCCTTGAGGATCGCTCTGTCTCTGCACAGGAAACAACCACAAGCAGACCTGACCCGCTGCAG CCAGTGTGTCCACAGCCTGATCCAGCTGTCGCTACCCAGCGGCGTGTCGGATGTGGAGGCCCGTGTGCTGGAGGAGGTATGGGGCTACTATGAAGAGGCCCTGTCCATCATCACAGCCGCA CCTGAGGACTTCCCTGAGATGGAGATCCTGTGGCTGCTGACCCGAGCCTGGAACACAGGCATCCTGCTGTATAGCCTGGCCCAGTACCCCGAGGCTGAGAGGTGGTGTGGCCTGGGCATGAGCTTCCTCCGCCACCTGGGCTCCCTGCAGGAGAGCTACCAGACACAG ATGTCAGGTCTGTACAGTGAGGTCCTGGACAGACTAGACAAAGCCAAGAAGAACCTTATCATGGAGGAGTGA
- the LOC110488767 gene encoding disks large homolog 3 isoform X9 encodes MEYSRFESKIHDLREQMMNSSMSSGSGSLRTSEKRSLYVRALFDYDRARDSCLPSQGLSFSYGDILHVINASDDEWWQARLVTPHGESEQIGVIPSKKRVEKKERARLKTVKFHARTGMIDSNRPVKVKRKKSFNLSRKFQFYKSKENIVQELVESEQCLTSNTSDSESSSKGQEDTILSYEPVIRQEIHYTRPVIILGPMKDRVNDDLISEFPHKFGSCVPHTTRPRRENEMDGQDYHFVGSREQMEKDIQDNKFIEAGQFNENLYGTSILSVRAVAERGKHCILDVSGNAIKRLQQAQLYSIAIFIKPKSIETLMEMNKRQTFEQSNKIFDKAIKLEQEFGEFFTAIVQGDSLEEIYNKIKMIIEEQSGPYIWIPSSEKL; translated from the exons AGTACAGCCGCTTTGAGTCGAAGATCCACGACCTGAGGGAACAGATGATGAACAGTAGCATGAGCTCTGGTTCGGGCTCCCTGCGCACCAGCGAGAAACGCTCCCTCTACGTCAG AGCCCTTTTTGACTATGACCGGGCCAGAGACAGCTGTCTTCCCAGCCAGGGCTTGagcttctcctatggggacatccTGCATGTCATCAACGCCTCCGATGACGAGTGGTGGCAGGCGCGTCTGGTCACGCCCCACGGAGAGAGCGAGCAGATCGGGGTCATTCCAAGCAAGAAGAG GGTGGAGAAAAAGGAGCGAGCGAGGTTAAAAACAGTGAAGTTCCACGCCAGGACGGGCATGATTGATTCCAACAGG CCAGTCAAAGTAAAGCGCAAAAAAAGCTTCAACCTCTCACGCAAGTTCCAGTTTTACAAGAGCAAGGAGAATATTGTGCAGGAGTTGGTGGAGTCTGAAC AATGCCTAACGTCAAACACGAGCGACAGTGAAAGCAGCTCAA AGGGTCAGGAAGACACAATTCTCTCATACGAGCCAGTGATTCGACAGGAGA TTCATTACACAAGGCCTGTGATCATCTTGGGCCCAATGAAAGACAGAGTAAACGATGACCTGATCTCAGAGTTCCCTCACAAGTTTGGCTCCTGCGTTCCTC ACACGACACGTCCGCGGCGGGAGAATGAGATGGACGGCCAGGACTACCATTTTGTGGGCTCACGGGAGCAAATGGAGAAGGACATTCAGGATAATAAGTTCATTGAGGCAGGCCAGTTCAACGAGAACCTCTATGGGACCAGCATCTTGTCTGTCAGAGCAGTGGCTGAGAGG GGAAAACACTGTATCCTGGACGTGTCTGGAAACGCTATAAAGCGACTGCAACAAGCACAACTTTATTCGATTGCAATTTTCATCAAACCAAAATCCATTGAAACTCTTAT GGAGAtgaataagagacagacatttgAGCAATCCAATAAAATCTTTGATAAGGCAATTAAACTGGAACAAGAGTTTGGAGAATTTTTCACAG CCATTGTACAGGGTGACTCTCTAGAGGAAATTTACAACAAAATCAAGATGATCATCGAGGAACAGTCGGGCCCCTACATCTGGATACCTTCCTCAGAGAAGCTCTGA
- the LOC110488767 gene encoding disks large homolog 3 isoform X8: MSLEPGTHVVEYSRFESKIHDLREQMMNSSMSSGSGSLRTSEKRSLYVRALFDYDRARDSCLPSQGLSFSYGDILHVINASDDEWWQARLVTPHGESEQIGVIPSKKRVEKKERARLKTVKFHARTGMIDSNRPVKVKRKKSFNLSRKFQFYKSKENIVQELVESEQCLTSNTSDSESSSKGQEDTILSYEPVIRQEIHYTRPVIILGPMKDRVNDDLISEFPHKFGSCVPHTTRPRRENEMDGQDYHFVGSREQMEKDIQDNKFIEAGQFNENLYGTSILSVRAVAERGKHCILDVSGNAIKRLQQAQLYSIAIFIKPKSIETLMEMNKRQTFEQSNKIFDKAIKLEQEFGEFFTAIVQGDSLEEIYNKIKMIIEEQSGPYIWIPSSEKL, translated from the exons AGTACAGCCGCTTTGAGTCGAAGATCCACGACCTGAGGGAACAGATGATGAACAGTAGCATGAGCTCTGGTTCGGGCTCCCTGCGCACCAGCGAGAAACGCTCCCTCTACGTCAG AGCCCTTTTTGACTATGACCGGGCCAGAGACAGCTGTCTTCCCAGCCAGGGCTTGagcttctcctatggggacatccTGCATGTCATCAACGCCTCCGATGACGAGTGGTGGCAGGCGCGTCTGGTCACGCCCCACGGAGAGAGCGAGCAGATCGGGGTCATTCCAAGCAAGAAGAG GGTGGAGAAAAAGGAGCGAGCGAGGTTAAAAACAGTGAAGTTCCACGCCAGGACGGGCATGATTGATTCCAACAGG CCAGTCAAAGTAAAGCGCAAAAAAAGCTTCAACCTCTCACGCAAGTTCCAGTTTTACAAGAGCAAGGAGAATATTGTGCAGGAGTTGGTGGAGTCTGAAC AATGCCTAACGTCAAACACGAGCGACAGTGAAAGCAGCTCAA AGGGTCAGGAAGACACAATTCTCTCATACGAGCCAGTGATTCGACAGGAGA TTCATTACACAAGGCCTGTGATCATCTTGGGCCCAATGAAAGACAGAGTAAACGATGACCTGATCTCAGAGTTCCCTCACAAGTTTGGCTCCTGCGTTCCTC ACACGACACGTCCGCGGCGGGAGAATGAGATGGACGGCCAGGACTACCATTTTGTGGGCTCACGGGAGCAAATGGAGAAGGACATTCAGGATAATAAGTTCATTGAGGCAGGCCAGTTCAACGAGAACCTCTATGGGACCAGCATCTTGTCTGTCAGAGCAGTGGCTGAGAGG GGAAAACACTGTATCCTGGACGTGTCTGGAAACGCTATAAAGCGACTGCAACAAGCACAACTTTATTCGATTGCAATTTTCATCAAACCAAAATCCATTGAAACTCTTAT GGAGAtgaataagagacagacatttgAGCAATCCAATAAAATCTTTGATAAGGCAATTAAACTGGAACAAGAGTTTGGAGAATTTTTCACAG CCATTGTACAGGGTGACTCTCTAGAGGAAATTTACAACAAAATCAAGATGATCATCGAGGAACAGTCGGGCCCCTACATCTGGATACCTTCCTCAGAGAAGCTCTGA
- the LOC110488767 gene encoding disks large homolog 3 isoform X10: protein MMNSSMSSGSGSLRTSEKRSLYVRALFDYDRARDSCLPSQGLSFSYGDILHVINASDDEWWQARLVTPHGESEQIGVIPSKKRVEKKERARLKTVKFHARTGMIDSNRPVKVKRKKSFNLSRKFQFYKSKENIVQELVESEQCLTSNTSDSESSSKGQEDTILSYEPVIRQEIHYTRPVIILGPMKDRVNDDLISEFPHKFGSCVPHTTRPRRENEMDGQDYHFVGSREQMEKDIQDNKFIEAGQFNENLYGTSILSVRAVAERGKHCILDVSGNAIKRLQQAQLYSIAIFIKPKSIETLMEMNKRQTFEQSNKIFDKAIKLEQEFGEFFTAIVQGDSLEEIYNKIKMIIEEQSGPYIWIPSSEKL, encoded by the exons ATGATGAACAGTAGCATGAGCTCTGGTTCGGGCTCCCTGCGCACCAGCGAGAAACGCTCCCTCTACGTCAG AGCCCTTTTTGACTATGACCGGGCCAGAGACAGCTGTCTTCCCAGCCAGGGCTTGagcttctcctatggggacatccTGCATGTCATCAACGCCTCCGATGACGAGTGGTGGCAGGCGCGTCTGGTCACGCCCCACGGAGAGAGCGAGCAGATCGGGGTCATTCCAAGCAAGAAGAG GGTGGAGAAAAAGGAGCGAGCGAGGTTAAAAACAGTGAAGTTCCACGCCAGGACGGGCATGATTGATTCCAACAGG CCAGTCAAAGTAAAGCGCAAAAAAAGCTTCAACCTCTCACGCAAGTTCCAGTTTTACAAGAGCAAGGAGAATATTGTGCAGGAGTTGGTGGAGTCTGAAC AATGCCTAACGTCAAACACGAGCGACAGTGAAAGCAGCTCAA AGGGTCAGGAAGACACAATTCTCTCATACGAGCCAGTGATTCGACAGGAGA TTCATTACACAAGGCCTGTGATCATCTTGGGCCCAATGAAAGACAGAGTAAACGATGACCTGATCTCAGAGTTCCCTCACAAGTTTGGCTCCTGCGTTCCTC ACACGACACGTCCGCGGCGGGAGAATGAGATGGACGGCCAGGACTACCATTTTGTGGGCTCACGGGAGCAAATGGAGAAGGACATTCAGGATAATAAGTTCATTGAGGCAGGCCAGTTCAACGAGAACCTCTATGGGACCAGCATCTTGTCTGTCAGAGCAGTGGCTGAGAGG GGAAAACACTGTATCCTGGACGTGTCTGGAAACGCTATAAAGCGACTGCAACAAGCACAACTTTATTCGATTGCAATTTTCATCAAACCAAAATCCATTGAAACTCTTAT GGAGAtgaataagagacagacatttgAGCAATCCAATAAAATCTTTGATAAGGCAATTAAACTGGAACAAGAGTTTGGAGAATTTTTCACAG CCATTGTACAGGGTGACTCTCTAGAGGAAATTTACAACAAAATCAAGATGATCATCGAGGAACAGTCGGGCCCCTACATCTGGATACCTTCCTCAGAGAAGCTCTGA